The Leptodactylus fuscus isolate aLepFus1 chromosome 5, aLepFus1.hap2, whole genome shotgun sequence genome segment GAGCTAAACAGAATTCCCTCTATAAAGGCAGAAACTTAATTCATTAACATTTTAGGTATTTTTAGTATTTTCTTTAGTTGGTTACACTGGGCCAGGAAAGAGACTGCTGactatttctattttctagaaACAATGGTGGTTAGCATCTGGGAGGTTTGAGTGCCTCAGCGTGAATATGATAAATAGATCCTATAGTACATTGTCTATGTACATTGTGGCAAACTGGGTCAGTCTGTTTTGTATGCAGCAAATGTTTTGGTCTGCATTTATCCTTATAATAATGGGATCACTTTGACATGTCACATAGACTAGACTAGGTCACATTTTTCTCTTGCTGGTATTGCTGCTCTCAGCTATTGTGTTCTGCAAATAAACtatatgcttaaagaggaccttttgtgtcctcaggcacatgcggttttatatacgcactgtcggcttttccattatgtgccccagggcaagagctatgggtgctgttactgatagctcttcattgtcagaagggcgtccctgacagtctaactgggaacgcctctcctgacagtactgagtgtggtgctatactgtcagaggggacgttccttaccatCCAGCAATGACGccaagcggtgaggaacgcccccagtactaatctatggatgagtactatcaggtggagcattcttcacagctcagtgtcatggctgggcgataAGTAATGCTctctctgacagtatagcactatggacactactgtcaggaggggagttcccagctagactgtcaggaacacccttctgacagtgaagagatattggtaatggcaccgaaagctcttgccccggggcacataacgggaaagactttctagtggtatataaaaccgtatgtgcctgAGGGCATGAAGTACAGTCAAATATAAGAAAACCTTGTAATATAGTATGAaatgtttctttctccacttatttgtttttcctttttccaCTTGACATCCACTCTAAATTGAATGTAGAATCTGTCTTTATCTCCcaagataaatcatcaataaaccatcaatttacatttccatatagaagtctatgggggtGAGTGAGGGATCCTCAAAGAAGCTGGAAAAAAGGGTTCTGGAACAAATTGTACATTCTTTTTCTCAcccaagtactttattcacatactgtactgtacagtgtttCTCTATATTGTCCTATATAATGCTGCTTCTTCTTAATATGCTGTCATCATAGCAGACACTATCCTCTCACTAGAAACCACTAGATAATGCATGGTGCAAATCATGAAATACACTagtgtcattatatatatatatatatatatatatatatatatatatatatatatatatatatatctcatagtAAATAATGCTGGGAAGGCAAGTGTGCCGCggttattattagtattaggCCTGGTCCCTATAGTGCATGTTCAGTCAGGAGCAACAGCCAGGAACAAGTCTGAAATGAGCTGCGAGTATCAAGCTGCTGCTTTGCACAAGTCTCTGCACACCTTTCAAATTACTATATATGTGGAAAGGGTGAAGGCTGCAAACCAATAAAACCCTGGGTGTTAGAGTGTATATTAGAGAAATGTTTGACTATACATATGTTTAACAtgaacgcacataaatatgcacatgtGGATTTAAGGTCAAAACTATATCACTAGCAGTAAACATTAGGGTAAGAGCCAAATAACACAGTCATATATCCCATATTTCTCTTTTAATATGCCTTGTGACTCAACACCATCGGTCATATTAGAAAGGCAAACAACAGAAGGTTATCTGAGCACAGTAAGCTGGGGGGTTATTTTTTAGAATATTACATTGTTTTGATTGTGAAGATGTGCTacattttcactattttattagcagATTTTATCCTCTAGGATTTCATATAGTCTAAGGCAtattcatattatattattacaattATTCATATTATAGAGATGTTTTCTGAAGGAGGATTTTAGCAAATAATTAAAATCCAATTTAAAATAATGCATGGTTGTCCTATACCATTCATCACGGAGAATGAAGTGGCACTGGTAAACTTATTATATTTTAGAAATATGCACCTCTCAAGAGAACAAAATACCTTCAGGACCATAATTTGTTTTCTTCAGTCAGATAGGGTTATGATGTTATTGTTCCCATATTACACATTGCACTGGGACTTTAAAATCATATCAAGCGTCAGATTTTAAATGTATTTGGAAGTAAAAGAGAGCCATACAAGATACATGAGCACATTCTGCTGACCTATACAGTACCTGCATTGTAATAGGTCATATTTCAGCTCTTTTGTTTGTGACAAATAGCCTAGAATGAAAAGCTCTGTCCGAGGTGCTGAAATATCTTGTGATTGATGATTGTGTCTCGCTGATAAATTCTAATGCCAGTGTATGAACCACAGTGATTTATCAACTATGGTAAAATTGTATTCACAGGAATAGGGCTGCACGCAAAACAATTTAAATGTGTGGCATTTAATATTTGCTACAAATGTTGTTCATTTAGCACAACCAGGGATTGTGCAATAACACATTGGCTAAATATACTTTATGTAGAAATGCGGATGGAAAGCATCTGACATATTTTATACtcccttattataatacacagatgTTATTCTTTCACCTTTTATAGCTTTGCCTCTCCAGAGAGACTAATTTTCCAAAGAGTGATAATTGTTTTATTTAGTACAAAATTGTACCATTTCAGCTTTGTACTAGCATCATttgctgccggcaaagtcagcgtcacaggtgcttccattcatttctatgggtgcgtgctgttcggatcggctgatccgaacagtgttcgctcatctctagtgcttatgtATCAAGCAGGTCTAGTCTGACctgcacttaaagggagtctgcccaTATTgaactgtcaccaccatgttacagagcacattacatggATAAACAACaagcctttgttatgtatgtcacttctgtagatttggagaaaaccaaCTTTGATGTTTTATGCTAGTGAGGCAGCTGGTGCACTCAAGGCAGCCATTTAGCCCATGGAACCCTGATCTTGCTGCATAAGAaggatgagtgatgtcatagcagtaggAGGAACAACTCTAACCGCACAGTGTGGCACAGGcagaagatggtaggggtctgagaaGCAAAAGCAGCTGATGTCCCGCCCCTAGTCTACTAATTGCCTATTTTTTAATCTACATAACAAGGATATGTTGTTTATTATGGTAATGGTTTCTGTAAAATGGTGGAGGTAGCTTAGCTCACAcatgaaaaaagcctagctgattttgtcactgaattttcagcgtcgctttttttggacactgttttttgcattggatgctgtttttgacactgtttttgacgctttttcggtcgctgtttttttttaagcttttttttttgcactacaaaaaagtacatgataaaaaaacgctagcagtttcagtcgctgtttttgccaaaacagctgcaaaaataagcgaccaaaaaccgctagcggttttttcagctccccatagactccaattcattttttcaggcgttaaacgcctgaagaaaggtcatgtcacttctttttctgctagcaagctagcagaaaaaaaaaagctagcaattcacacagggctacattttatggaggctgatttggccgcataatcagctgtcaaaatcagcgtccatgtccccgtgtgaactatgcTTGGTGCAGGTAGTAGACTCTCTTTAACTACGTTATTTGCCATCAAAGCGAAGTGGGGCATTATACAGAAGGGGAAAACTCATGGCACACACATTATGCCTGCCTAGATTTCTATGCAGAGAGGAGCCAGATCAAAGTATAGAGGTTACAGTCTCAAAAATTGGGTCCACCTTGGACAATCCATTGTTAAGAAGCTTTACCTAAGTATGAGCTGATCATGTTTCATGTGGCTGCTGGGATCCTCATTGACCAGCTATAGTCTAGAGTCAAACCCAGTATCAATGATTAAATTCTTCTAAagggaaaatgaagcattacacagtttcCACTAAAAACAATAAGTTGTCCATGTAGCATGAACAACAAACCTACAGAATGGGTACTCCAGAATGAGAAATCTTTTAGGTAGATGCCATTTGTTAGGGTTTGTAGATAAGGACACTTATGttaattaagatttttttttgcacacttgTTCTCTGAAGGCAAACATAAATAGAGATATGTCCTCAATATTTAGAAAGGATGTCAGTTTTTTGCTCAATGTTGATGTACCAACTTGTACTATGCCTTTACATTCAGAAGAGCATGGTTGCATAACAtttcatcttgtttttttttttttttttttttctaataaaagtaAGATATTTGAATATAAAAGTTTTATATTTCTGTAACTAATCATAAAGCTAATTATAAAGTTTAAAACACATCGCTAAGCAAATCCTAAGGCAAATGTTTTCTTAGAACACAAGCAATTCCAGTTTCCATACTTAAGTAAGGAGAGAGGTATAAGTATTATGAATGGGCAATAACTATAAAAAGGCATTAAAGTTCATGATGTAGCTATGCGCCTTGTGAAGATAAATGGATCTTGTTAATGCTTACTGTTAACTCAATATCTAATTTTAAAAATGCTCTCTATAGGGGTGGAATGTTGCTTGTAGAGATATTCCGCTATTATCATCTGTCTGGATTGCGGCTTTTAATTAGCCATTCCGTCTCAGTAAAAACTGAACTTCTACTTGTATAGCAAAACCCAACATAAACCTTCTACATATAAAGTAATCTAACAGTAAAAGAATTACAGTGATTGATCATACGTGCAATTAATTACTATAGAATACATAATGTCATATAATTTACGACTTGTAATTTCTTTTGTATCTTTGTTTTTTCCCAAAAggcatttttttctgtttatttagTGCACTCTTGTAATGTGTTATGCAGGTTACTTAACACCTTCATTTTACTAATCTCAATTATTCACAACATTACTATTGCATACATTTCCTATTCATACCTCTCACTTGGGAGAAGGCAGCGCCAAGTACTTGATGGCAGCAGCCAGCTGAAATGAGTGAAGAATAATTCCAGTAATAATAGTAGCTGCATTTAGGTTGAGTGCCCTGTCCTTCTCTTGCTCATACCCACCCTCAGATAGTCATGTGCCATAAGCTATAATGGTAGAGTATGATCTTTAAATAAATCAAATATCTTTTGAAAAGATGAAAGAGAGGATAATGATATACTAGGGGTCGTCTTCTTCTAAAAAATGCTATTAAAATGATATGATCAGAGATGTACATAGAGAAGTGAGGATCCTTTAGTAAGTGGTCCTCCCTCCTGGTGCTGGGTCACACCATAATACAATTCCCATTCTTTTTAGAAAGATCTTCATGACCCTCTCTGCTGCTTGATCCATCCCTTTGTTTAGTACGGCAGCTATACACTCTGTGCAACCTTGCATAGGTCCAGAATATTTATAGGCAGATTCAATCGTATATACAACATGATAGATACTGGCATATTGAGTCTGGTCGACCACTAGCACTAGCTCCATGGTAGCCCGGCTTCTCCTCCACCATGCAATGCAATTTAATGCTAAAGTACTATGCATTCCTATCTTTATTATTGCCAGTATTGGTGCCAGCATGAACTTATACCCCCATTAACTCCTCTCAACTACACTCATGTGTATACAGTCTTAAACTCTGCAGCTATGCTtttatactatttattttttGACACTTTCCAACATATGTTGTTCATCCACTGCAGAGATGTAAGTAAATTACATGAAGATGTGGCGCACAAACCAGGCAAACTTAACCACTGACTACCAGATATGGATATGGATTGCCCATGTTGTGCTCAGTCATTGCTCTATGATTGTGTATATGAATGCAACTAATTTTTTCAGTAAAGGATGGGAACAGAAGCCTGTAAAAAATAACATACAACCATAATAAAGACCCCTTTAGCATACCTTTGGTGTTATATTTTAGCTGCTATATTTTAGATATAATATTTGTGTGCTATAGCATATGTATTttaatatttcaataaaaaaaatcctggattTTCCCAGCATACAGACATAACGCACTGCTTCGTATAGTCCCAATTCACTGTAGAAAAGATTGCCTATGGCTTATAATTTGCATACTACAGTTCTCATTGTTATTACATCACATATAAGTCCGTATCACATAACAAAATAATCATGGCACAGGTAGTTTTTATTTTAGtcaaaaatgtatttgtttttcCATAAAAAAGATTTACATATTTATCGTCTTTACTACGCTACAGAAATGTCCATTTTGTAACATCACGTGTCAATTCTATTTTGTCACTTGAAAAACTCTTGGCTAAAATGTGTAATACATCACAGAAGAGGAGGTATTGCTCAGTTCAACTAcagtataatgtaaaaaaatcaaatcaaaggAAATACGTAAAACAAAAGTTATATATCTGTATTGTACTTGACAAAGGAAGTCATAGTTCTTAATTTTGTCTAGTTTTTATTGGATTAATGACTTGCATGTCTGGCTTGTAAGTATGTTAAGCCTTAGGATACTGTGGCATTATGTTGTCTTTTGTTTCCTACAAAATAGTCTTCCTGCTTTTAGAGGAGCACAACTAGAAtcttgtgcttttttttatattccatGGGTCACATTCTTATAGTGTTGCCTTTATGGCATCATACTAGGTACTTGTATTACTGTAGATTTGACTTCCAGAGACGTGCTATCATTGTCAAGATTCCAGATGCTCAGCAAAGGAGGATAAAGGTCATTGTAAGCAAATGGTGGTGTTTGCAAAAGATTTCCACTGTATTTGTGTTCGGAAAACCGTCTTAAGTATACAGATATGTAGTTAAAAAAGTAAGCCACAGTAATGATCCCAAGCAGACCGCACATGATAATAATCAGAGCTGTTGTCTTGATGGTTTCGTTAGGTCTTCTCATAGTATCTAATCCTTTTGTGGTGACGTTAATGCATTGTTTTTCCACTTGCTGATAGATGGTGGGTACATCTATGCAGATCTTGTATTCAGTCTGAGGACTTAGCCGCGTCAAGTTGTATTGTTTGACATCAGATGGCATTCGGACACTGTGAGCAATGCTAGTGTATTCCGCATTCAGAGATGCAATCCACTGCACGCTAGATTTTAAAAGCTTTGACTGAGAGCTCCAAGACACAAAAACCGAATTACTTTGCACTTCCTTAATATCAATACTAACTGATCCATTGGCATCCTCTGGTAGGAATCCATCTACAGTGATCATGACTGTTTTCAAATCTGCACCAACCAAGTTCTTAGCTACACAAGTATAAAGTCCAGCTTCTAACACACTTATGCTGGTAATTTCTAATGTTCCTTCAGCATGGACATAAAATGGGCCATTAATTGTATTGGGTTGAAGCTTGGAACCCAAAGGTGTGATCCAGTATATGTCTGGCTCTGGTTCAGCCGTAGCTCGGCAATGTAAGGAAATAGAGCTACCAGTACTTATATCCACGTCTGAGGGAAAGCTTTGTGGAGCAATAAGTGGTAAGCATATTTCCATCATTTCCCTGAAATGTATATGTCTAACGTTCTGGCCTTGAAATTCAGGGGGGTCCACACAAAACAATGAGTCGGTTTCCATAAACCGGATTCTTGTTTTGTTCATATTTATCCAGCGGTTCACACAGTCACATCTgatggggttgctgtgtattcctAACTCTTTAAGGTTGGGCAAAGCATCTATAGTGCTTTTATATAGGGCGCTGAGAGAATTGCTGTTGAGCATAAGTGTTTCTAATTTTGGGAGTCTATAGAATGCATTGGGATGAATGTAGGCCAATTTTGGGTTGTTCGTTGCTTCTATTTTTCTCAATTCGGGCAAATTTTCTATGGCAAGACTATCTATTGAAACTAGCTCAGGCATGTTATTAATGCCCAGCTCTTTCAAGTGTAACATATTACTAAAATCTCCTCTTTGTATTCTCTTGATAGGGTTTTTATTTAGATCCAAAAATTTTAGGTTCAGAACCTTCTGAAGAGCAATAGAGGGGACGTTAACAAATCTGTTGTCATAGAATGAAATGCTTTCCAAATTTTCTAGACCTATGAAGGCGTTATCAGATATTTCTGTAAGATTTATCCCTGCTAAAACCAGGCTGCGCAGATTGATAAGAGGCTTAAAGTTCATATCTTCGATTTTGATTATTGGATTTTCACCAATCATGAGAATCTCCAGATGTGGCATTGCTCCAAACCACTGACTGTTAACCACTTGCAATCTGTTTGAGTTAAGGTGAAGTCTCAGCAAATTACCAACCCCCGCAAATGCATTTGGGGAAATTGTGGATATCAAGTTATGATTAATGTAGAGCTCTTGTAAATTTACCAGTCCAGAGAAGCATTCTTCTGTCAGTTCCACTAGTTTATTTTCCTCCAGGTATACAGAAAGTACCTGATGGGCATTTGTGAAATTGATATTGACCATAGAGGACAGATTGTTCTGTGATAAATCCAGACCTGTGAGATTTACTGGAAAATGATCCGCATTTTTAATTTCCTCAATGTTATTAGCCTGTAAAAGTAAGACCTgtgtgtttgctgggagtctgtCAGGGATGCTATAAAGATCTAATGCATTGCAATCCACTGTGAAAGCTTCAATATAAATAGATCTCGGTGTAAACCACGGTCGAATTTCACATGTGCACAGCGCTGGACAATCCATCTTTTTTGGCGTAGCTTGTACCAGCGCAGTGATTGTTAGCCCAAATAGCAAGTTTATTCTGAGTTTTATTTCCCTCATTTTTCAGGTTGTAACTCTTGTTTGGCTGTACACAACTGAGTACttgttgttttattttataaGTATTACTAATATAGTGGTCACTTCATGAACATATAGCTGGCATGAAAGACACAACACAGCAATGTTTCCTTCTCAGGAAGCCAAGTGCAGTCTCGTTTCTCAAATGCTCCACGCATACTGTGAGATTGAAGGTCACGCTATTCTTCATAGACATCaaaaaaccattgttgaaatgtGGATTCTGTAGGTGGTCATTGAAGAAGCCATTCACTTATTTCCCCATAGCTTATTAGTAGCTGGAGTAAAAGCAGGGacatctgaaagaaaaaaaaatgtaataattacTTTAAAAGTACAAATAAATCATACTCATACCAGTAAGAAGGTCTATAATCGAAAAAATTGTATAGTAAAAGCTTCACACAAAGAACTGTCTATACTTAGAGAAGGAATTAAAGAGAAACATGAGAGGAGAACATTGTATTTCAGCTGTTTTTCTTTTCAgactctgttattatattatactttaGACAACATACAAAGGAgaaaaggcataaaaaaaaaaaaaaaatctttgcccATGATAACCAATCACGGAGCAGCTCTCAATTTATAAGAGATGAAACGTGCACTGATATTGGCCAACAAAACAGTTTCAATATATTTTCTCATAGGTTTCTATTTTAACTATTCTATGCATGTCATACTAAATGTGTCTTTAAATATGTTGGTAAATCTCTGACTGTGTCTCTGCTGTTTCACATTACAATTACTGCCTTACAATACAAGtagggtcgagccgatcttgagatttcaggatcgttttaaaaatctgattttcgatcattttccaggcgatcccgatcgtgaaatttgctcgatcgccgatcggcatccaatctttcccaatcccgattgctcaatcctagttactttatgtttatggagtagggttgagccaatcttgagatttcaggatcgtttttaaaatctgattttagataattttccagccaatcccgatcgtgaaatttgctcgatcgggatccgatctttcccaatcgctcaaccctaaatacaAGTATTATTTTACAATCTTCATACACTATGCATATGCAAATAATCATATCTCAGAATCAATGCAATTCACTATAAAATGTATGAATATTTTCAAGTTTCCAAATATAACAAAAACACAGCTTTAGGGAATTTGACCTTAATACAGGGGGTTAACTCTCTTGAGACCCTTTGTTAGCCAGATCATGCTAAGGCTATACATGGCTCCCACATTCATAGTCAGCCACTAATTTGGGCCACTCAGCATTCCTAGGTAACAATAGCTTCTGTAACTGACAATTAGCAGATCACCATGGCAACTCGCGTTAGCACTCTGAATATGATGCTATTGGTTTTAAGATATCCCTTCTATTACATTGATGTTATCCAATAACTGGAGTCTTTGCTCATCTATCAAGTACTCTGCTGCTTAAAGAAAGTTTGTAGGTATTCTATGAATTCTATGAAGAACTTGACATGTAAAGTAAATGGTACCGTTTTCACACCTTTTCTTAATATTTTCACTGTCAGCGTATTGCTGTGTGTAATCCATGATTAATGGCAGCCTAAATAAGTCCATTAGAAATAAATGATTACCTTGCACAGTATTTACAGATTTAGCAAGAATTACAGCGTGAGATTGTGCTGCATGCTGCTATAGATTGGAGGCTTTTGCATTGCTTTGCCCATATTTTGTGTATTTTAGCTGCAAACAAGTTACAAGATATTCATCTCAAATCATATCAAGCACTTCCGTCGATTTGTGCTATTTTATGCATATCTCAGTTACTTTACTTGCTTAATCTTTTTCTATTAGTAAATGTATGTTGCAACACAAATCGGTGGTTTAAAGatggacacctttatatgctCTGTTAGTACATACAGGTATCATAGAAGAACCTCTCCTTCATGCGCCAGAGCCAACATAAAGAAGCTCTATGGACTTtccatatacagtactatatggtGGACTATGCTTTTAAATGGTGGgcatgtaatattatatttcaATTGAGTAGCTAAAACTAATTGCCGGGGTGTCCGAAACAAGATAGGCATTGGTTTGTTAGTATAGCTGGCGTCCTTTAAGGGTAACAGGTTGATATTAACACAATCTTGCCAGTTCATTGTAAAGTTCCTtctgtttgtgtggtgttgttcAGTCTGGAATCTGAAGTTGCACCTTTAATAACTTACATGCACAAGTATGCTTATTTCAGCTGGACATGTATGATTTTAATAGGGAGAGTGGAATGAaccactgccagacacctctgttgGCAGGTTATCTCCAGGGAGAAGCAAAGCAATGGGCATAAGAAATGTGATGTGTCTCTGTTCCTTCTTTCTTCCTACATCATCTGTTTGGGGAGAACCAACAAGCCCAATAGACATTAAATAGTTAACTGGTTTTGCTGACTAATATGTATGGAGACCTCAGTGTCATATGTCCAGGTTTATTGAAAGAGTCTCATATACTGAAACAGAGGCAAACATAAATATGTATGTGGTTTCATTTATGAATAGTCCTTAGTTCATAGAGGAAAAGTTAGGAAGAAAATCCAAATAATTCAGAATTACAGCCCAGCATTGTAGCATAGTTTGGTAGTAGAGTTCTTAGGTAGACCTCGTGGTCCTGAATTTTAGAAAAACAGAAAATGGCCATTAATGTTATTGCATTGCTTTGTAAGGCCTTATGACATGTGAATGTTTTGGTGAATAATTTGTGTCATTATGTGtttgtaaagctggccatacacatgactgGATATGTAAATGCTGTGATCATTTGTTCATGAAGTTTAGTCTGCCAAAAGCAGATCAGTAATGCTGAATATTTTAAGCTGGCGGTCAGCCGAAAATATCAGTGTTTGACATGATTGACCTCTTTTGGCCGATCTTCAGCAAATATGCACAGACTCACTCtgctttgttttgttgttttaaaCAACTAAATTTCGCCCCGACCAGGTAGTTTAGTTGTTAGTATTGAAGTTGGAAGTATTTGTGCAAAAGATCCCAACATCAATTGGATGGTCGCATGATGACCACCTTAAGCCAAAACCAAGGGCGCCTAATACACACAGGTAAAATcaaggctgttttaacacattgatgggcccagtgcaaaggtgtCTCaagtgccccctccccatcaccacccgctattatacccatctgaaagcTGCCCAAAACTTGGATTTTATATGGTAGCATTCAATTGGCGAAAATGTGttatctgactgatggaacttttccggatttcagaaatgttttatatgatcatctctattaataataattattgctattatttacgTGTAACGTATATTGCTAGAGAGGCAGTTggcgtattttactctataaagatcaggcATGGACAAGATAGGGGCAGTGTGGAATTtaaactttgtgtatatgttgtgtaactgTTTGGTGCAATTCTTTTGATggtgcgacctggacaatggtacaCATTTGGGTCCCAGCGTCAAAAACTTCCTAGTTatgttatgttcagaggggtattacataagaatatccTTGTGGTTAGGCTCAGAAGGGTATTACATTGcccctctatgtgacaatcagagtgcaaaagtatagtatgctctgtgattgataggagaggggataacatggtCAGAAGTCCTCGCTACCTAACCAATCCTGAGAGATTGGCATTAGTAGCAAGGATATAGTACACATGTACTCTGCTTTAAACATGCCAGCAGTCGGCAGGAAAATAGTTAAAGTCCACCTGCAGTTCAGCTgtccccacaatttaatgtccctatCACACAAAAACATGTCCAGGGTCTTCAAGGAGCTGCAGGCAcaatgtaagtgacgtcatcacatcacacctGCTGCTCCTGGGCAAAAATGGGAAGCAGAGAGCGGACAGCTCCCTGCTTCATTATTGTATGCAACTGGGGCAGCCCGGGACAGCATATGTAGAACTGTTCTGCTGTCCTAATGGGGCCCCTTGCTACCATAGGGCCAGTGCAAGtacaccattggccctatggttaaagcagccctgggtaaggtataatggaaagattcgGCAATGTAATAGTCTCTGCTGTTTGCTTGCATGCTGCATACAATATGTCAGTTACATACAGTGCATTCATTTTTctgcatattattttttttttattctttatacaAACATAGAGATCTTGATCTTGAACATATAATATCTACAGTACATAATAAACACACACTCCAGAGAGCAACAGTGATTTTCATTCCCATGTTTTATGGCAGTGATATATCTGTTCCAAAACCAGATGTAGTTGGTTACTTATGATAGAGATAGAGCGCAAATATGGTCATATATCTTCTATAGGTCATTTAACCTCTAGTAGCGCAGCAATAAGGACATGGCTGAGCAAGTAGCCAAGGTTTGGTAACCCCCAACTGCTGAAGGGCTGCAGAGTCAAGCCAAGAGCAAAGGATGAAATCCTTACTTATTTACAGAAAGGTTTCTTCTACATCCTCAAGCACTTGAACGGTGATGAGATGCACTTAGAATAGCTCTTAGAAGGTGACCCGGTATTCTCTTATGCATCTTTGGAGTTATGTATTTGATAAAAGTTTTCTGAA includes the following:
- the LRRN3 gene encoding leucine-rich repeat neuronal protein 3, with protein sequence MREIKLRINLLFGLTITALVQATPKKMDCPALCTCEIRPWFTPRSIYIEAFTVDCNALDLYSIPDRLPANTQVLLLQANNIEEIKNADHFPVNLTGLDLSQNNLSSMVNINFTNAHQVLSVYLEENKLVELTEECFSGLVNLQELYINHNLISTISPNAFAGVGNLLRLHLNSNRLQVVNSQWFGAMPHLEILMIGENPIIKIEDMNFKPLINLRSLVLAGINLTEISDNAFIGLENLESISFYDNRFVNVPSIALQKVLNLKFLDLNKNPIKRIQRGDFSNMLHLKELGINNMPELVSIDSLAIENLPELRKIEATNNPKLAYIHPNAFYRLPKLETLMLNSNSLSALYKSTIDALPNLKELGIHSNPIRCDCVNRWINMNKTRIRFMETDSLFCVDPPEFQGQNVRHIHFREMMEICLPLIAPQSFPSDVDISTGSSISLHCRATAEPEPDIYWITPLGSKLQPNTINGPFYVHAEGTLEITSISVLEAGLYTCVAKNLVGADLKTVMITVDGFLPEDANGSVSIDIKEVQSNSVFVSWSSQSKLLKSSVQWIASLNAEYTSIAHSVRMPSDVKQYNLTRLSPQTEYKICIDVPTIYQQVEKQCINVTTKGLDTMRRPNETIKTTALIIIMCGLLGIITVAYFFNYISVYLRRFSEHKYSGNLLQTPPFAYNDLYPPLLSIWNLDNDSTSLEVKSTVIQVPSMMP